DNA sequence from the Vicia villosa cultivar HV-30 ecotype Madison, WI linkage group LG3, Vvil1.0, whole genome shotgun sequence genome:
tttttttgataatatatttaacacagtgatggatgttaaagacaaaacaaaggataatgagaaGGCGAGACATGACATGAAAAAATGGTGTaatcgaaaagagttggagttgaagcctcaaccgaatggaaaattattaaaacccaaggcttgttacACTCTGACTTCACAAGAAGCTAAAGCAGTTTGTAGATggttaaaagaattgagaatgcccgACGGATATTCTTCAAACTTAGCAAGGTGTGCCGACGataacactgggaagttgcatggcatgaaaagtcatgattgtcACATATTTATGGAACAATTACTGCCAATTGCGTTTGGTTCTCTACCAaaacatgtgcttaatccactgactgaaatcagtcaattttttagagatatttgtgcctCAACTTTAAGAGTGGATGATATCATTAAGTTGGACCAAAATATTCCAATCATTCTCTGTAAGTTGGAACAAATATTTCCTCCTGGAttttttgactccatggaacatctacctgtgcatcttgcatacgaagcttatcttggaggacctgttcattataggtggatgtatccatttgaaaggtttatgggtgattctaagAGATCCGTGAAAAATAAAGCTAGAGTTGAAGGATCCATATGTTCACATTACTTGCATCGGgagacatcacatttttgcagtcactatTTCAACAACTTGATGTTAACCCCAAGAATCATAAGGAATCCCGTAAATGTTTACGAAAGAAGCCAATTCACCTTATCAGTCTTTGGGCTTCCAGGTCGTCCATCTGGAAAGAAAGGTGTTcattggttgacccaacaagaaatgcaatccgcacatgtTCATGTGTTGATCAACTGCGTCGAAGTTAAACCGtatcttgagtaagtataccTAACTATTATTTTATCTATAGTGTGTAAATATTATTACCTTGAAACTTATGGTATGATTTTTTATAGGGAATTTAACAGCGTCTATTTTCAAAGCACCGGTGTACAATCAACAGCCGGTGTCATTCATGCACAATTTCCATCTTGGTTCAAGGATAGATTGTCATGCATTGTTACACCGACaccagaaatactccatttgagaaatttGTGTGAAGGCCCTATTCTAAGCGCAAAcgaatggcacacatacttcgtgaacggatataaatttcacactgagacttggactgaagggaaaaaaacaaaaaacagtgGTGTAttcgtaaaaggagttacagatgggggtgaagatgatttctatggctttgttaagcatatctacgagttggtatacaattacttggactcggagaataaagttgtcttgttttactgtgaatggtatgatccaactagaggcacaaaaatagacaagacatatggtactgttgagattcaaatagaGCGAAGGTACAAAGAGTAcgaccctttcataatgtcacatcttgttaggcaagtttattatgttccttatccttcatttgtgccacgtaaGCGAGGGTTGTGTGTTGttataaaaacaaaaccaataGGCCATATTGAAACTGACGATCTAGTGGAAGATCTTGCTTACCAAGTTGATGAAGTTGGACCAATTAATGATGTCATTGCAGTTGAGCAAATTACCAATTTGTCTGATATAACAAATGAGGGGTATGAAGTTGATGCTTCTGTAttgttggttgaagataatgtgaaTGAAGAGCACGAAGGCGTTGGGTCTGAGGATAGTATCACAtcaaatgatgataatgatatgtaTGAAGAGCCTGTAGATTTAgtataataaatgtatttataagagaatgtgttttttgtaattttacttaatgaaccatctattgaatgtgttaatgaaaacatgtttgaatatatttgtgtgaatgtatatattttattaattgtttattcTCAATAAATAGGTAAAATGTCATCCCGATCTGAGAAGGGTAAGGGTCAGAAGACCCGACGCCCAAGAGCAGTAGTATGCCAGTCTCCTCAGACAGCAGTGTGCCCCCCCCCACAGATTCAGTTAGCAGGTTACATGTCCATGGCCAGTACCCAACCTCTTACGTCATTACTCTCCTCTCAGGGGAGGCCTATGTCTGGGTCACCATCTTTTATTCGCCACCTATGGACTTTAGTTATCCGTTTCAGCAGACTGCAGGACCTAGTTTTTCATCAtaccagcagactggaggatatAGTTTTCCACCTAACACACAGGTGCCCCCAggattccagcagactggaggatctgcTAGCTTTCCACCTAACACACAGGTGCCCCCAggattccagcagactggaggatcccACACTCCATATCCCACACAGGTGCCcttatccttccagcagacaccgATGCCCCCACGCTTCCAGCAGACCGGGGGATCCCACACCCCGCATCCGACTCATATACCTGCACGTGAGGATGATCATGTGGAGTCTGGTGGGGATGATACTGTGCAGGATGCAGATGATGTTCAGTCTGATGGTGACGATGTTCAGGGGGAGGATGATCCGAGTgagattcatatcattgacggTAGATATTATATTTGGCCCGCTGGAAATTCGTAAGtatcttatatattaaatttttattaagtttacatttccttttttttaatataaatttatatttaatgcatgCTAATTAACATAATTGTTTAGGTTTgggccgagtcggactgctgccagGTGTGTGTACTATGTGATTCAGCACATGTATAAAGAAGCTTGGACGACTTTTGGAGATGTTACAAATAAAAATGCTTGGTTTAATTGCTTTAAGgtacaattaatatatttttttgagtcattgtttttttaatttttttttactatagttTTCTAACAGTTTATTTTAATGTATTCAGGAAAAGTGTACGTGGGATCCAATGAGCGAgaaacttgttaaaaaaaattatttcagcaGAACATCAAAAAGACTTTCTGACACGTTGCGAAatgttagaaagcgttgggaacgtGATGGTAGTCGTCCTGCGTGGTTGGGCCAAGAAGTTCTTGAAAAACTTATTGCATATTGGAATTCAAAGGAATTTAAAGCTAAGTCTGAAAATGCTAAaaaaatgagggcatctgaaaaaggaggtcaccttaatgcagttggaagtataagcacttacgaacattctcgacgcatggtaattattgtcactttttaaagttatgttttgattaattatttgttttttaattaaagttaattttattttttaagctaAAAGGTTGGGGAGACAACCACTCATGATCGAGTTGGTTAAAGAAACTAGGACCAAAAAATCGGGTGATTTAGTTGACGAGCGTACTCGAAAAGCTTTGGtaaattattcaatttttattattttttttatttaatggcaattttgtgatgttattttcacgtggcaactaaAAAGTTCCGGcgtgattttcatgtggcaacTATGATGTTGTGGCATGtaaatcacgtggcaactaattttcaatttattatttaatataatttaattgaagttatatatacataatttttattctattttatgtgtaggaggattatcaaACAAAGCTTGTGGATTTTTTGGTCGCTAATCCCAAATATACTCCTAGAGAaggagagccgcttcatccagatgttgatttttatatttggagTGAAGTCATTGACGGAAAAGGGCCTAATGGATGTTTTTTTGGTGCGGGAAATTTGGCGGGAAGCTTGAGAAGTGGAGatcgaaatttatttcaaagagttaGAGATGGGGAAGGATCGTCACGTCCAACACAATTGGCACCGCAAGTAATGGAAACAATAAGACAGTTGGCTCTAACTGAGGCGAGACGCGAGTTAGCGCAACGTGAGGCGGAGCTAAAGGCCCAAATGGATGAACGTGAGGCGGCGCTAAAAGCACAAGTGGAGGGGCAACAACGGCAAATAGAGGCAATGGCTAAGATGCAAGCAGagatgcaacaacaacaaatagaggCAATGGCGAAGATGCAAGCAGAGATGCAACAACAAATGCGGTTATTTATGCAGTCTCAACAAAGTGGTGGTCAACCGTCTAGAGGAAACGTGGGAGCAGCTGACACTGAGCaagagaatgatgatgatttcaACCTTGATAATTATCCCGATCCCGGTGATGATTTTttaggatgaattttatttttattttaaattaaaattgtgtgagataacaaaattttatttattatatggtagtattttggatattatattataaatataatttattttagtaatttaatatatttttgtatttagtctattattattattattaatttaactaaataaatatttttattaatatttattaatttccaacaaataatattaataataaaaatcatattttttttaaaaagattttaatatttgtggcgtgttttccatgtcactgacttgtgacatgtaaaacacgtcgcaactttcaaaattaatttcaaaattagcGACGTGTTTTACATGTCACAAGTCAGTGACATGGAAAACACGCCACAACTTTTCTTCGTATATTGTGCCATCCTGCTTTTTGCAGACTTGGTCTGTCCCAGTTGCAGATAAAGGATTGGTAATTGTGCAGAATTAGCGACGTGCCTACCATGTCACAAAGTTGTGACGTGATTAACACAACACAATTTAGTTCCCACGCACTTCCAGGCGACGTGAGTGATCATGTCGCTAATTTTAGGTTCTGACGTTATTTTCCATGTTGTGTCATGGATTCCACGTCGCTACAGACGTGATTTTTTGTAGTGAATGGTATAGTGATGTTGATTAACTAAAATATCAGGCGGCGGAGATCTAGCCACTTCAAGTCCAAAAAAGTAACGAAAAAGTACAAGTCCTTGATATCgaaaagattaaattgaaaatgtgTAGCTTATAAATACAGAAGAGAAAAATGAATAGAAAaggaaaattaataattttaccaaaatatatatatatatatatatatatatatatatatatatatatatatatatatatatatatatatatatatatatatatatatatatatatatatatatatatatatatatatatatatatatatatatatatatatatatatatagatatatagatgaatgaaataaaacactaacaAAAGTATACAAATGGAGATTTTAATTAACGCAAATATACTTACAACATTTCAATGCTTAATCATTCTAAGCAAGACCACGTCTACGATACCCTTCACATTCACGAGTATTTGCCAAATCAATCTCAACAACTTTAACATGAAAGACAATCTTAAACCCCTTGTTTCCACTCCTTCTCCCCAATTCAACAGCATTTTGAACAATATGTGGTTCTATATAAGCCGCCAAATCATGACTAATGGgtaattttgctaatttttgagCCACATCAAAGGAagaaaaatttggatttttaatgagaaagaaaagaggaatcTCTAATTTGTACTTAATATTTGGTGACACAATGAAATCACTTTCGGTTGCTACAGGTGGAAGACCTTTAAAGGGTTGAACATAGAGCTTATAGAATACTTGAATATCAAGTTCTATTGTTGCTACTTTTTCTTGAGTGTTATCTTGTGATATTTCTGGGGTTTCTGTGCTCATTGTGTGAGTATAGTTTTTGCTTGgtattttaaactttgaataataAAAGGGAAATGAAAAAGGGTTTGTGTGGTTAGATGAAGAAGACATTGAAAGTGAAatacaaagaaaaggaaagaagacAACACACTTTTGTAATTGGATTATAGAATATATAAAGAAATCTTAACTTGTCTCCTAGAGGAGTGTGGATAGTGTGGATCTGCTCCAGTTTTAAAAGTTCAGTTTTTGTCGGGTATTTCTTAAAAGAAATGAAAGACtctattattataattttgagtatataaaataaaataaacgtaAAATAAATGTCACATGTCATGAAAATACGTGTTATTTATATACAAAactataaaaatgaaaaaaattgagagagagaaaaatggagagagagaaaatggagaaaaaaatgtttatagattatatatagataaatgtTAACTTGTATCCTAGAGAAGTGTGGATGTGCTCCAGTTTTAAAAGTCCAATTATTGTCCTGGTATAGGAGAGTGGAATTCCTACTGTCATGAACATTTGTGCTAGGGCCTTACTTGTAATTGGCATCTCTTATGCCTCTGTCTTTTTAATATATTGCTTTtgctctttcaaaaaaaaaatttgttttgccATGTGTCAGCACATCGTTTTAAAGAACATCTTGAAAATTGaccaaaatattaaattaatatttctccaatataattttttttgatagATGGATTTATATACAAGATATCTTGACTTTAATATAAAACTTCTTAgaaaagtaaaataattaaaGCAATGTGATATtcaatgtattaaaaaaaatgatattatttataatttatttctgTTGAAAACTTCTTACAAAAGTACAAAAAATTAAatgtaatattaattatatttaaaaaaaatatttgttttaaaatttttatttttatcttttaatcgtattttaaattaatattatatgcATCATTTATAATTCATCactatattattaataatttttaaatgctttatataaaaaattttaaatgctttatataaaaattaataattttaccaaattatatatatatatatatatatatatatatatatatatatatatatatatatatatatatatatatatatataatttggtaaaattattaatctttattttctattcatttttttaatttgcaTGAAATTGTCAAATACTACACTTAGTTTTGACGGATTGATTAATTAAAAACATGTCGATAAAGAAACATATCCAACATGAAATTTATCTTGAGAGAAGATAATATATGATGCTTATAGGAATTGGCATAATCATTCATGTTTAGAGAGACAACCACCCTTATTCGTTCACCCCACTCTCTATAAACTCAAGACCAAATTTATATGTTTGACTATTTTTGTGGATAATTCAAAGAAGTGGATCACTCAGTTAATCAACATACTTTTGATTCAATCAGTGCTCGtaaattttttatcataattctTTTTGATTCAACTATACTAAAGAGTAATGGGCAAAAAGCTCTTATTAACTAATTATTCATGAGTTTTGTAGGAAAAACAAAGATATGGTAAATTGGTGTAGAAGAGATGAATagaaagcataaaataaaataaaaataattgggaGAAAAAGGTTATGTTATTGAAtttcataaaattgaaaaataccaCAAAAGCTTGCTTGTTGGGGTGGAGATAAAATCCAAAACAATAAGCTTGTTTGTTGGAGTGGAGATAAAATCCAAAGCAAATATACTCTAAATAGTAGACATCATTAGCTTTTGTCTATTTTTACTATCTTGACAAAAAAGAATCTAATCATTatagtaacaacaacaaaaaaacaacaacaagtaAAGTAAAGTAAAGTAAAGTAAAGTAACAGCAACAAGTAAAGTAATTGATATGTTAGAAAAATATCAATTTCTAACACTCTTCCTTGATATTTTTATTGAATACTCCAAGCATTGATCTCAATTCTTCAAACTTTCTCTTAGAAAGAGCTTTGGTCATTATTTCTTTTGACTTTTCAGCTTCTCTAATAGCATGATATTTAACCTTGATGTGTTTGGTCTTCCATGTTGGACTGGATTCTTAGCTATGACTACAACATATTTGTTATCCACCCATATGACGGTAGCTTTGTTTTAAAATTGTCCCACATCTGTTAAAATCATCCTTAGCCAAATAGTTTGATTTGTTGCTGCAGCAGTAGAAATATACTCTGCTTCAGCTGATGATTGGACGACCATTTCTTATTTCTTTGAATTCCATGAGAATACAACACTACCAAACGAGAAAACATAACCAGAGATACTTTTTGAATCATCTATACTTCCAGCCCAGTCACTATCTGCATATCCTTGGAGGTCTCCATTCTCATTTTGAATCAGTTGTACCTTTTATGTACCTCAAAACTCTCTTAGTTGCACTAAGATGAACTTGACTTGGAGAATGCACGAACCTGGAAAGTAAGCTAGCAACAAACATTATATTAGGCCTGGTCGCTGAAAGATACAACAAACTTTCAATTATACTTCTATAAATAGAAGCATCAGCAATATTGTCATATCATCATTTGATAATTTTTCATTCACAATCAGAGGCGTGGAAACATGATTGCATTTATCCATATGAAACTTCTTTAATACCTCCAAATAAAGcatatttcttttgagaaatgaagATTCCGACACTTGACTAAAAGATCTTcattccaagaaaatatttcattTCACCCACATCTGTTATCTCAAATTATTTCACCATAGCTTACTTGAATTGACTTAGAAAATTGGATTCATTCCCTATAACAAACAAATCATCAACATACAAAGTAGTCTCATTTTCACTTCTCTTAAAACATTTTTACAAAAGATAGCCATCAATTCTGCCCATACTCTTGATGCTTGTTTTAAGCCATAGAGGGCTTTGTGAagcttgtaaactttattttcacTTCCTGCAACCATAAAACCTTCGGGTTGGTCGACGTAAATGTCTTCATCAAGCAATCCATTTAAAAAAGCTGATTTAGCAACAAAATGATAAATTTTCCATCACAATTTTGCTGCTAAGGCAACCAACAACCTAATTGTATCATGTCTTGCAACAGGTGCAAAAGTGTCTGAAAAATCAACAAGATGTTGTTGAAAATAACCTTTTACCACCAATTTGGCCTTAAGCTTATTTATAGAACCATTAGGATTGAGTTTGATTCTATAAACCCACTTAACACCAATAATCTTTTGATTGTTTGGTTTGTCTACAAGCTTCCATGTTTGATTTTTCTCTATCATCTTCATCTCCTCCTGCATGGCAGCTTTCTCTCCCTTAACATTAGTAGCTTCAGCAAACCGTGTAGGCTCTAATGTAGTTATATTGCACTTGGCCTAAATATTATCCAAGGTTCTATTACCTCGGGTTGGAAAATCAGCATCACTATCATAATGTTTTCCTTTATCTTCTGAATTTTGATCCTCCAAACTATCTTCCATAGGCAATACCTTACTTGAACTTTCAGCTTGACTTTTCTCCCAATTCCATTTAGAGAACTCATCAAATTTCATATCTCTGCTAACCAAAATATTTTTTGGTCTccaaattataaatttgataCGCTTTGGAGTTACTGCTATACCCCAAAAATATATTGACCATAGACTTTGTTTCCAATTTATCTCTTTTCACATTTGGAACATGGACGTACCAGACacatccaaatatttttaaatgatgaACATACAAATTTCTTATATACCATGCTTCAAAGGGTGTTTTCGCTTCAAGGCTTTGGTAGGCAACAAATTCAGTAAGTACACTAAGGTGTTGACAACCTTAGCCCAAAAGGTTTTAGGAATATCTTTCTCAAAAAGAAAACATCGAGCCATTTCCATGAATCTCCTGTTCTTCTTTTCCctcactccattttgttgaggagtgtaAGGAACAATAAATTGATGTTGGATTCCAACTTGCTCACAAAAAGTTTTAAATTCTCCTATTGTATACTCAGTACCATTGTCATATCTAAACTCTTTAATTTGACAATCCGCCTCTTTTTCAACCATAAGTTTGAAACTCTTAAATGCAGCAAACACGTATGAATTCAGCCTTAGAAAAAAATACTCAACTCATCcttttaaaatcatcaataaatagCAGAAAATGCTTGTTGCCTTTTAAAGATGTCGTTGTCATCGGACCACACATATCAGTGTGTATGAGCTGTAACTTTTCATATGCCCTCCAGGTTGACGTAGCAGGGAATGATAATTTACTTTGTTTTCCAAATTGACATACATCACACAtgtcaacaacatcatcaatgacTGGTAAATTTTCAACCAAATCATGATaactcatttgttttaaggttgagTAACTAAAGTGACCCAACCTTTTATTCCACAAGGAGGAATCACGAACATTACTTAGAAATGCATGCATGGTTGTTTGCTTTCATTCTACTGGAAAATTTTTACCTCTCATTTCAACCGTCATTAACTTAGATCCAAAAGGATCTAGAATAGTGCATCTCATGTCTTTGAAATGCAGTGAATAGTTCTTTTCCATCATTTGTCCCACACTTAAAAGACTTTGATTTATTTCAGGTACAAATAAAATATCTGAAATGTATTCCTGAGGGAGTTTTAACAACTACAACACCTTTTCCTTTGACATCAACATGTTCTCCATTGCCTATAGTAACTTTAGAGTTGAAGGACTTATCAAGTTCCTTAAAAATGTCAACATTATGAGTCATGTGATTGGTGCATCTATTATCTATTAGTCATGTTTATTTACTACTATTAACTGAATAGCAAGAAGCCATGAATAATTTCTCCTCTTGTTAGTGGTGTTCAACAACTTGGACCTGTTGTCTCTGTTGGTTTGCTTTGTTTTTGCAAACCTTCTCCATATGACCAAGTTGATTGCAGGCTCTACATTTAACTCATGGCATGTACCAACAATACTTCTCTAAATGAGTATCTTATTTGCAATGTTGACAAAGTGGAAACTTCTTTTTTCTAACTCTCTCCTTTGTTGTTAACTTACtccctttttccttttcttttcttctcaccAAAACACTTTTTCTCAAAATTGTTGTAGCTTTAGTTTTTACATTTGGTATTGGCCACAAAAGCACCTTCAATATTTTCTTTCATCCTTAAAGATCTTCTCTGCTAAATAGCTTGCAAAGCATTAACAAGCTCTGCAAGTGTGATTTGAGAGAAGTCCTTAGTTTCTTCAAGAGAGAGGATATTTTATGAGATGGTGGTATTGATGACTCTCTTCAATATTTTCTTTCATCCTTAAAGATTTTCTCTGCTAAGTAGCTTGTAAAGCAATAACAAGCTCTGCAAGTGTAACTTGAGAAAAGTCCTTAGTTTCTTAGAGAGAGAATATATTTATTGAGATGATGGTATATATTGATGACTCTCTGCATGCCTTCTTCACATACTCTAACAAGTAGCAATATTttgtttctatatttttttatccTATAATTTATGAAGTAGTAGCCAATAGTCATGATGTCGCTAGGATTTTTTTCAACATCTTTGAGAAGATTTTGTTCTTTTTTACTATTATTTAGAGTATTTGAAATCAAAGAAataccaaaattaaaaaaaaaagttgttgaATAATATAGGTTGTATCAAAGATAATGTGGATGCATCTTTTTTTTCCTACCAACATTAGAGTAGCAATTGACAATTGTATGAAGAACACAGTAGAAAATGAGAAACGATAACGGCTAGTTCGTCGTCGATAACGGCTATCTCTTCCAAGCTTCGAAACTTCTCTTCTCCCTCTCCCTCTACCACCTTCTTGTCATGCTCTAAGATGGGCGCTTCCCTCCTCTTCCCTGAAATAGCAAATGCTCACATGTCAAAGAAACCTAGAGAAAATCCTACGACCTTGCAGACAAAGCCAAAATCGTTTGCCTCGGTTGTTTCCAACAATGTGTGTGATATTCCTTTAAGTCAACTGTCGGTCCCCTTCCTGAAAGGAGATAGAATTGCTATAACAATCCCAGAAGAAGAATATGCTATTGGCGTTGAAGAATGCAAACATCACCTTCATGGACGTGTGATTTGGTCTAAAGGTATGCAGCCGCTCACGGTTGTTAATATGAAGAGTAGATTATCGGATTTGTGGCCATCGATTGGAAAATGGGGAGTCACGTCCCTAGGGAAAGGATTCTTCGAATTTGCGTTTTCCTTGCTAGAAGATGTGCAAAGAGTGCGGTCTGTTAAACAAACTTCAGCCTAAGTTTGGATTAAGATTCACGGACTATCCCAAGAATACTAGAGGTCTGGAATTTTGTTCGCCATCGCCAGTAGCATAGGTACGCCAATTTGCATAGATTCGGCTTCTAACAAATCTTTGTTTGATCGACCATTCGGCCACTATGTTAGAATTTTGGTAGATTTGGAATTAACTAAAGAGCTATGCTATAAGGTTCTCGTTGAAAGGGTGGGATTTTCCTTTTTCATGGACATTGAATATGAGAGAATCCCTGAGTTTTGCAATTATTGTGGATGTATTGGCCATAAGGTTGAGAACTGTAAAAGGAAACAACAGGTATCAGGCaaagaaaaagaacaaaacacTAGGCAGGATAGGAGCCATTTCATTCCCACGGGTAGGAAGTTCTTGGTGGGGGAAAACTCCAAATCTGGTGTTGAACAACAGGTGGAAAATCAAAATGGAGCTAACAGGAGTGATCCTATTTTATCACCGATAAGGGATTTGGTTACCAATGCTGATGACACTATTGGTGTGCTAGACAAAAGGAATGAAGATCCTAACAGGATAATTTCTCAACCTCTGGATGATCATGGTAATACCAATGGGACAAAAAACTCTTCTGAAGGTGAGTATGTAGATGCGACTCAAATGGTCAATTTTGTCCCAAAGACTCAATTGGATGCTAGACATAAGGAGCAAGTCACAAATTTCTTGAATGAGTCATGGAACAACATGGCTGAGCAGGATGATCAAGGAGTTGATTTGTTCCAAATCCAAGACTTCCAACTTGTTACAAACAAGGAAAGGCAAAACAGAAAATCCAATTCTGCAGATAATCCTATCACTAGGTAGGTGCCTAGTCCTCAAAATCCTTCCTTATGAAGTGCATCTATTGGAACATAAGAGGTATTGCCAACAGTTCTTCTAGGTTGGCTCTGAAAAGGTTAATTCAGTGTAATTCTCATGATTTGGTTTTTATTGCTGAACCATGGATGGACTTTGGCAAGTTTCCTCAAAGGTGGCTCCACAGGTCTGACCTTAAACCCTTTGCTTTTAATAATAGGAATGGTTTGCTCCCTAATCTTTGGTGTTTATGTAAGGCTAATATGAATCCTGACATATTTTTTATTGATGACCAACATGTTTCTTTTACTTTGAATCTTAATAATCATGTCCTTGGATTCTCAGTGATATATGCTTCTACTTGTTATTTAACTAGGAGAAAGTTATGGCACTACCTTAGCCTTAACATGGCTAATAGACAGATTCCTTGGACATTAATAGGTGATTTTAATGCTATCATTAATGCTGATGAGTATAGAGTATCTAGGTCCCCTGCTAGAATTCCTATGCAAGATTTCTTTAATTGGTCTGAT
Encoded proteins:
- the LOC131656976 gene encoding uncharacterized protein LOC131656976; this translates as MIELVKETRTKKSGDLVDERTRKALEDYQTKLVDFLVANPKYTPREGEPLHPDVDFYIWSEVIDGKGPNGCFFGAGNLAGSLRSGDRNLFQRVRDGEGSSRPTQLAPQVMETIRQLALTEARRELAQREAELKAQMDEREAALKAQVEGQQRQIEAMAKMQAEMQQQQIEAMAKMQAEMQQQMRLFMQSQQSGGQPSRGNVGAADTEQENDDDFNLDNYPDPGDDFLG
- the LOC131656977 gene encoding uncharacterized protein LOC131656977, translated to MSSSSNHTNPFSFPFYYSKFKIPSKNYTHTMSTETPEISQDNTQEKVATIELDIQVFYKLYVQPFKGLPPVATESDFIVSPNIKYKLEIPLFFLIKNPNFSSFDVAQKLAKLPISHDLAAYIEPHIVQNAVELGRRSGNKGFKIVFHVKVVEIDLANTRECEGYRRRGLA